In the Acidovorax sp. A79 genome, one interval contains:
- a CDS encoding response regulator transcription factor, with amino-acid sequence MVSLPRTTPWAPDAAPAPPAIRVAVVEDDFVCRNALAHALQGAADMHLQWVAASRAEALAALQADDAPLDVLLLDLGLPDGSGLDVLAVLRARWPGAAAMVSTIFGDEAHVLGAIEAGAMGYLLKDLPPSAVVDEVRSLHAGGSPINPMVARKLLLRRAQSPVTAKPSAGLEPGLAAAEITEVAPSAREAELLRMVARGYTLDEVARAMGVSRHTVRTFVRRVYAKLQVTTQAEAVSAAARKGWIDVA; translated from the coding sequence ATGGTTTCCCTTCCTCGCACAACTCCCTGGGCGCCGGATGCGGCGCCTGCGCCCCCTGCCATTCGCGTGGCGGTGGTGGAGGACGACTTCGTCTGCCGCAACGCGCTGGCGCATGCCTTGCAAGGCGCGGCCGACATGCATCTGCAGTGGGTGGCGGCCAGCCGCGCCGAAGCGCTGGCGGCGCTGCAGGCGGACGATGCGCCGCTGGACGTGCTGCTGCTGGACCTGGGGCTGCCCGATGGCAGCGGGCTCGACGTGCTGGCCGTGCTGCGCGCGCGCTGGCCCGGGGCGGCGGCCATGGTGAGCACGATCTTTGGCGATGAGGCGCATGTTCTGGGCGCCATCGAGGCCGGTGCGATGGGCTACCTGCTCAAGGACCTGCCACCCAGCGCCGTCGTGGACGAAGTGCGCAGCCTGCATGCGGGGGGCAGCCCCATCAATCCGATGGTGGCGCGCAAGCTGCTGCTGCGCCGCGCGCAGTCTCCCGTGACAGCCAAGCCGTCAGCGGGCCTGGAGCCGGGGTTGGCGGCGGCGGAGATCACGGAGGTGGCACCTTCGGCGCGCGAGGCCGAGTTGCTGCGCATGGTGGCACGCGGCTACACACTGGACGAGGTGGCGCGGGCGATGGGCGTGTCGCGCCACACGGTGCGTACCTTCGTGCGGCGCGTGTACGCCAAGCTGCAGGTGACGACCCAGGCCGAAGCGGTGAGCGCCGCGGCGCGCAAAGGGTGGATCGATGTGGCTTGA
- a CDS encoding IPTL-CTERM sorting domain-containing protein — MSSWIEAPLVADGYTRNADYFPFEPTLLVNPDANAQLKFSYATLPSGTLTKLVVDKASTTASVGQEAYTLNADKVARARLVLYVEKVAAPGYIAIFSAHQDGADCFEREDTAPHCGQSVASADAAATDADSPAQPLRITTPGFYSFDVTKLVKYRLANNVESMMRVGAAPDPNDNTFGSFEFASKELPAGQAHVLHQPQLLITLSDAVGATRNAYAATSVRQSSIDPSVASRNFAQDENLWLSGVPGNRAYALIQPQSLPTGAFTLRTALNEMGSVGVKQTMVAFVNAPVPEQATAQPQANFYTRPGFTSQNQQVTSWNGGWTEPSAAALFATAPLDRDAQNQSLFVDASEGYVSALAGAYNADRRENFAIAGSTNLQAPLTLDSDNNTRTGHMPRFVAAITPVSDRMRNFMKFDRDDSEHTRNYCLALGDGMCNPSLSLRARLGQLFTRNPIVIDPRASTPEGSYLPYATPINVAVPSSGASAIIQSDPDPAEQGFMGDGGTGYYIYDARANRVAGQYQGIISMPGHNLRAVIHFENLPLPAPSLGGPGTIDMVPGAASVTVAANAPIPFRLTVADPVNANIDDTTRWAITSSNPGDTMPGEIQQSEGSAAFAATFAGPGSRTLTATSKGDGTIKTTMNVLVNQVVLPGQAITFTSTPPAYPVVGGAYAVSALGGGSGNPVVFTIDAASTAGACSVAGSVVTFAGAGTCTVNANQAGDANYAAAAQVQQTIAIPVTYSGTTVPTTGAGGPASASFTGGGAGCRFDPAATGFMAASAAPPGQSAPQGAFRVRLVDCTPGATVRVTTLWPQPVAGFTKYGRASSGAASASFFAPRNLTIDGNAVSFDLTDGQLGDDDWAQNGVIVDPVMPLAAAGLATAIPTLSEWGVVLTGATLAAMALLGLRRRRG, encoded by the coding sequence TTGTCGTCGTGGATCGAGGCGCCGCTTGTCGCCGACGGCTACACCCGCAACGCGGACTATTTCCCCTTCGAGCCCACGCTGCTCGTGAACCCCGACGCGAATGCGCAGCTGAAGTTCTCGTACGCCACGTTGCCGAGCGGAACGTTGACCAAGCTGGTCGTGGACAAGGCGAGCACGACGGCCTCCGTGGGGCAGGAAGCCTACACGCTGAATGCCGACAAGGTCGCGCGCGCGCGCCTGGTGCTCTATGTGGAGAAAGTGGCCGCGCCTGGCTACATCGCGATATTCAGCGCCCATCAGGACGGTGCCGATTGCTTCGAGCGCGAGGACACGGCACCCCACTGCGGCCAGTCCGTGGCCAGCGCCGATGCGGCCGCCACCGATGCGGACAGTCCCGCGCAGCCCCTGCGCATCACCACGCCGGGTTTCTACAGCTTCGATGTCACCAAGCTGGTCAAATACCGGTTGGCCAACAACGTCGAGTCGATGATGCGTGTGGGCGCGGCCCCCGATCCCAACGACAACACCTTTGGCAGTTTCGAGTTCGCGAGCAAGGAGCTTCCAGCGGGGCAGGCCCATGTACTGCACCAGCCCCAGCTGCTGATCACGCTCAGCGATGCGGTGGGCGCCACCAGGAACGCCTATGCCGCGACCAGCGTGCGCCAGTCGTCCATCGACCCCTCCGTGGCTTCACGGAATTTTGCCCAGGACGAAAATCTGTGGCTGAGCGGCGTCCCGGGCAACCGGGCATATGCGCTGATACAGCCGCAATCATTGCCCACGGGCGCCTTCACCTTGCGCACCGCCCTGAACGAGATGGGTTCCGTGGGGGTCAAGCAAACCATGGTGGCGTTCGTGAATGCGCCGGTGCCGGAACAGGCCACGGCACAGCCGCAGGCGAATTTCTACACCAGGCCGGGATTCACCTCGCAGAACCAGCAGGTCACCTCCTGGAACGGGGGCTGGACCGAACCATCCGCAGCAGCCTTGTTCGCCACCGCACCGCTCGACCGGGATGCGCAGAACCAGTCCCTGTTCGTCGATGCCAGTGAGGGCTATGTCTCCGCGCTCGCGGGTGCCTACAACGCGGATCGCCGCGAGAACTTCGCCATCGCCGGCTCGACGAACCTGCAGGCTCCGCTGACGCTGGACAGCGACAACAACACCCGGACCGGGCACATGCCGCGTTTCGTCGCCGCGATCACGCCCGTGTCGGACAGGATGCGCAATTTCATGAAGTTCGACAGGGACGACAGCGAACACACCCGCAACTACTGCCTTGCGCTGGGCGATGGGATGTGCAACCCGTCGCTGTCGCTGCGCGCGCGCCTGGGGCAGCTCTTCACAAGAAACCCCATCGTCATCGACCCAAGGGCATCGACCCCCGAAGGTTCCTACCTGCCCTATGCGACCCCGATCAACGTCGCGGTGCCGTCCAGCGGCGCCAGCGCGATCATTCAGAGTGATCCCGATCCGGCGGAGCAGGGCTTCATGGGCGATGGCGGCACCGGCTACTACATCTACGACGCCCGGGCCAACCGCGTCGCGGGCCAGTACCAGGGAATCATCAGCATGCCGGGGCACAACCTGCGCGCCGTCATCCACTTCGAGAACCTGCCGCTGCCCGCGCCGTCGCTCGGTGGCCCGGGCACCATCGACATGGTGCCCGGCGCCGCGTCGGTGACGGTCGCGGCCAATGCGCCGATCCCGTTCCGGCTGACCGTGGCCGACCCGGTCAATGCGAACATCGACGATACGACACGCTGGGCGATCACGAGCAGCAACCCGGGCGACACGATGCCGGGCGAGATCCAGCAAAGCGAAGGCAGCGCGGCGTTCGCGGCGACGTTTGCCGGGCCCGGCTCGCGCACGCTCACGGCGACGAGCAAGGGCGACGGCACGATCAAGACGACGATGAACGTCCTCGTCAACCAGGTGGTCCTGCCCGGCCAGGCGATCACGTTCACCTCCACGCCACCGGCGTACCCCGTCGTGGGCGGGGCCTATGCGGTGTCAGCCCTCGGCGGCGGCTCGGGCAACCCGGTCGTGTTCACCATCGATGCCGCCTCGACGGCCGGTGCCTGCTCGGTCGCGGGCAGCGTGGTGACATTTGCCGGCGCGGGCACCTGCACCGTCAATGCCAACCAGGCAGGCGACGCGAACTACGCCGCTGCCGCCCAGGTGCAGCAGACCATCGCCATCCCTGTCACCTACAGCGGCACCACCGTGCCCACCACGGGTGCGGGCGGCCCGGCCAGCGCCAGCTTCACGGGTGGAGGCGCCGGCTGCCGGTTCGACCCCGCCGCCACCGGCTTCATGGCCGCCAGCGCCGCCCCGCCGGGGCAGAGCGCGCCGCAGGGCGCGTTCCGCGTCCGGCTGGTGGACTGCACCCCGGGCGCCACGGTGCGTGTGACCACCCTGTGGCCGCAGCCGGTCGCCGGCTTCACCAAGTACGGCAGGGCCAGCAGCGGCGCCGCCAGCGCCAGCTTCTTTGCGCCGAGGAATCTCACCATCGACGGCAACGCCGTGAGTTTCGACCTGACCGACGGCCAGCTGGGAGACGACGATTGGGCCCAGAACGGCGTGATCGTGGACCCGGTGATGCCACTGGCCGCCGCGGGCCTGGCCACCGCCATTCCCACGCTGAGCGAATGGGGCGTGGTGCTGACGGGGGCCACGCTGGCCGCCATGGCCTTGCTGGGGTTGCGCCGCCGCCGGGGCTGA
- a CDS encoding EAL domain-containing protein produces the protein MARWSSFESKVAIAFGAAVLVVAALVAATWRVANDASQTALMLAHTHEVLNNLARTRGYTLQIELATQNFRLSGDPAHIAERDDTIAQRERTLERIQLLTASNPDQHQRWGQLREIVNQRMVISRQVEMLRKTQGQEAANAFVATAPLRATRARTYELLGDMDTAERHLLTLRANAHAQARQKLVVAGSIAAAMLVALLGATYLLIRRQLRETETSQRALADSEESLSTTLHSIGDAVLATDTEGRILRMNPVAEQLTGWPIALARGLPVEAVFRIVNEQTREPALVPVAAALATGEIQALANHTSLLARDGTECPIADSAAPIRDANGQLHGVVLVFRDVTAERQAEQTIRAQNILLESHVRERTTQLKESEDHLRSVIGAVPALIAFVSAERRYVYVNDQYRQSFAPERADITGCTVQEILGDERYGQAAPMIDGVLTGTPQAYDWQPFPGVWQAIRYLPRFEADDKVGGYYVLGTDITDRKHFENRIQTLNTELEQRIRQLEHATRALRTLSAGNRTMLRASEEQDLLDSMCQAIVTAGGYGMAVVWYCGSRPELPLEPMAECGYPGGMDALRQLGLDLSGTALGQGVTSSAIRTEEVCLVRNMNTDPGHAPWHGRPHGPRSGISCPLRVAGRVIGALSIYDPEPDTFGEDEIALLTESSDDLAYGIATLRSRVEQERVQAAMHHFTRHDPLTGLPNALQFEEALAAAIHEGGEQPRSLAVLQFNIERLSEINEALGFAHGDDILREFARRLQRSAPPSALVARLRGDEFAALLPDSDLHAARHTVNMLEQNLSQPISVAGIALDVVAKAGIALFPEHGRTVHDLLRRMDKAVHQAKRMGVDHVVFIPQQEQDQAERLNMAGELRHAIDAGQLRVYLQPKVDFASGRVCGAEALVRWLHPQRGLLAPGVFIELAEHTGLIKPLTEWMLVSVLDILQAWQRQGCALPIAVNLSARNLRDEQLFAKFRHWQRERGVARGLLEVEITESTVMEDAQYAMGVLHALREEGIPLYIDDFGTGYSSLAYLQKLPVDCIKIDQSFVAAMTHDKSSAKIVRSTIDLVHDLDRKTVAEGIETREHWEQLLHLGCDIAQGYFIARPMPADEFPAWAASFRAPAPPPGG, from the coding sequence GTGGCACGCTGGTCCAGTTTCGAAAGCAAGGTCGCCATTGCATTCGGCGCCGCCGTGCTGGTGGTGGCGGCGCTGGTGGCGGCCACCTGGCGGGTGGCGAACGATGCGTCCCAGACCGCGCTGATGCTCGCGCATACCCATGAGGTGCTCAACAACCTGGCCCGCACCCGTGGCTATACCCTGCAGATCGAGCTGGCCACGCAGAACTTCCGGCTCAGCGGAGACCCCGCCCACATCGCCGAACGCGACGACACCATCGCGCAGAGAGAGCGCACGCTGGAGAGGATCCAGTTGCTGACCGCCAGCAACCCCGACCAGCACCAGCGCTGGGGCCAGCTGCGGGAAATCGTGAACCAGCGGATGGTGATCTCCCGGCAGGTCGAGATGCTGCGCAAGACCCAGGGCCAGGAGGCCGCCAATGCCTTCGTGGCCACCGCGCCGCTGCGGGCCACGCGCGCACGCACCTACGAGCTGCTCGGCGACATGGACACGGCGGAGCGCCACCTGCTCACGCTGCGTGCCAACGCGCATGCCCAGGCACGGCAGAAACTGGTGGTGGCGGGCTCCATCGCCGCCGCGATGCTGGTGGCCCTGCTGGGCGCGACCTACCTGCTGATCCGCCGGCAGCTGCGCGAAACCGAAACCAGCCAGCGCGCGCTGGCGGACAGCGAAGAAAGCCTGTCGACCACGCTGCACTCCATCGGAGATGCCGTGCTGGCCACCGACACCGAGGGCCGCATCCTGCGCATGAACCCCGTGGCCGAGCAGTTGACGGGCTGGCCCATCGCGCTGGCCCGGGGGCTGCCGGTGGAAGCGGTGTTTCGCATCGTCAACGAACAGACCCGCGAGCCCGCCCTGGTGCCCGTGGCCGCCGCGCTTGCCACCGGCGAGATTCAAGCCCTCGCCAACCACACGTCGCTGCTCGCGCGCGACGGCACGGAATGCCCCATCGCGGACAGCGCGGCCCCCATCCGGGATGCCAACGGCCAGCTGCATGGCGTGGTCCTCGTCTTCCGTGACGTCACGGCGGAGCGCCAGGCCGAGCAGACCATTCGCGCGCAGAACATCCTGCTGGAGTCGCACGTCCGGGAGCGGACGACGCAGCTCAAAGAAAGCGAAGACCACCTGCGCAGCGTCATTGGCGCGGTTCCCGCGCTGATCGCGTTCGTGAGCGCCGAGCGGCGCTATGTGTACGTGAACGACCAGTACCGCCAGAGCTTCGCCCCGGAACGCGCGGACATCACGGGGTGCACGGTGCAGGAAATACTCGGCGACGAACGCTACGGCCAGGCCGCCCCGATGATCGACGGCGTGCTGACGGGCACCCCGCAGGCCTATGACTGGCAGCCCTTCCCCGGGGTCTGGCAGGCCATCCGCTACCTGCCCAGGTTCGAGGCGGACGACAAGGTGGGCGGCTACTACGTGCTGGGCACCGACATCACGGACCGCAAGCACTTCGAGAACCGCATACAGACGCTCAACACCGAACTGGAGCAGCGCATACGGCAGCTGGAGCACGCGACCCGCGCCCTGCGCACCCTGAGCGCCGGCAACCGCACCATGCTGCGGGCCAGCGAGGAACAGGATCTGCTGGACAGCATGTGCCAGGCCATCGTCACGGCCGGCGGCTATGGCATGGCCGTGGTCTGGTACTGCGGCAGCCGCCCGGAGCTGCCCCTTGAACCCATGGCCGAATGCGGCTACCCCGGCGGCATGGACGCGCTGCGGCAGCTGGGGCTGGACCTGAGCGGCACGGCCCTGGGCCAGGGGGTCACCTCCAGCGCCATCCGGACCGAGGAGGTCTGCCTGGTGCGCAACATGAACACCGACCCCGGCCATGCGCCCTGGCACGGCAGGCCCCACGGGCCGAGATCCGGCATCTCGTGCCCGCTGCGGGTGGCAGGCCGGGTCATTGGCGCCTTGTCCATCTACGACCCGGAACCCGACACCTTTGGCGAGGACGAAATCGCGCTGCTCACGGAGTCCAGCGATGACCTGGCCTATGGCATCGCGACCTTGCGCTCGCGCGTCGAACAGGAGCGCGTGCAGGCCGCCATGCACCACTTCACCCGGCATGACCCGTTGACGGGCCTGCCCAATGCCCTCCAGTTCGAAGAGGCGCTGGCCGCCGCCATCCACGAAGGCGGTGAACAGCCGCGCTCGCTGGCGGTGCTGCAATTCAATATCGAGCGCCTGAGCGAAATCAACGAAGCGCTGGGCTTTGCGCACGGCGACGACATCCTGCGCGAGTTCGCACGGCGGCTGCAGCGCAGCGCCCCGCCATCGGCCCTGGTGGCCCGCCTGCGCGGCGATGAGTTCGCGGCCCTCTTGCCGGACAGCGACCTGCACGCCGCCCGCCACACGGTGAACATGCTGGAGCAGAACTTGTCACAGCCGATTTCGGTGGCCGGCATCGCGCTGGATGTGGTGGCCAAGGCCGGCATCGCGCTGTTCCCGGAGCACGGGCGAACCGTGCACGACCTGCTGCGCCGCATGGACAAGGCGGTTCACCAGGCCAAGAGAATGGGCGTGGACCACGTCGTTTTCATTCCTCAGCAGGAACAGGACCAGGCCGAGCGCCTGAACATGGCGGGCGAGCTGCGCCACGCGATCGACGCCGGCCAGCTGCGGGTCTACCTGCAGCCCAAGGTCGATTTCGCCAGCGGCCGCGTCTGCGGCGCCGAGGCACTGGTGCGCTGGCTCCACCCCCAGCGCGGCCTGCTGGCGCCCGGGGTCTTCATCGAACTGGCGGAGCACACGGGGCTCATCAAGCCGCTGACGGAATGGATGCTGGTGTCCGTGCTCGACATACTCCAGGCCTGGCAGCGCCAGGGCTGCGCCCTGCCCATCGCCGTCAACCTCTCGGCGCGCAACCTGCGCGATGAGCAGCTGTTCGCCAAGTTCCGCCACTGGCAGCGCGAGCGCGGCGTGGCACGCGGGCTGCTGGAGGTGGAGATCACCGAGAGCACCGTCATGGAGGATGCGCAATACGCCATGGGCGTGCTCCACGCCCTGCGGGAGGAAGGCATTCCGCTGTACATCGACGACTTTGGCACCGGCTACTCGTCCCTGGCATACCTGCAGAAGCTTCCCGTAGACTGCATCAAGATCGACCAGTCTTTCGTCGCCGCCATGACACACGACAAGAGCTCCGCCAAGATCGTGCGCTCCACCATCGACCTGGTCCATGACCTGGACCGCAAGACAGTGGCCGAGGGCATAGAGACCCGCGAACACTGGGAGCAGCTCTTGCATCTGGGGTGCGACATAGCGCAGGGCTACTTCATTGCCAGGCCCATGCCGGCGGACGAGTTCCCGGCGTGGGCCGCCAGCTTCAGGGCACCGGCTCCCCCGCCCGGGGGATGA
- a CDS encoding Fur family transcriptional regulator: MERATRQRAAIHAAIATAGRPLSPQEVLEAARADIPSLGVATVYRNLRALMEDGTIEPVTLPGSSARYEMAGQDHHHHFLCRVCHRVFDIHACPGGFAHLAPPGFTVDGHDITLYGQCSDCQPPPPAKKAPAPARRGLTRG, encoded by the coding sequence ATGGAACGAGCAACCCGCCAGCGTGCGGCAATCCACGCCGCGATAGCCACCGCAGGGCGTCCCTTGTCGCCGCAGGAGGTCCTGGAGGCAGCACGCGCCGACATCCCCTCGCTGGGGGTGGCAACCGTCTACCGGAATCTTCGCGCGCTGATGGAGGACGGCACGATCGAGCCGGTGACCCTGCCCGGCAGCAGCGCCCGCTACGAGATGGCGGGGCAGGACCACCATCACCATTTCCTGTGCAGGGTCTGCCACCGCGTGTTCGATATCCATGCATGCCCCGGCGGCTTCGCGCACCTGGCCCCGCCGGGCTTCACCGTGGACGGCCACGACATCACCTTGTACGGCCAGTGCAGCGATTGCCAGCCCCCGCCGCCGGCGAAGAAGGCGCCGGCCCCGGCGCGCCGGGGCCTCACCCGGGGCTGA